A genomic stretch from Puntigrus tetrazona isolate hp1 unplaced genomic scaffold, ASM1883169v1 S000000008, whole genome shotgun sequence includes:
- the LOC122332324 gene encoding uracil nucleotide/cysteinyl leukotriene receptor-like: protein MLNHSMEGIYLSSHLENILLTTFYAVIFVLSVPSNALALWVFSHRNINNTPSKEFLKHLAIADMSYVLVLPMRVIYHMSESHWPLGEGACRVVGFLFFVNLYCSMYFMTCISVDRLLACTVPHKTHSLRKTRNAKVVCAVLWVMVTISMLPVLFSKREVTRQVQNNVTVCEKLYIEQSSNPTGALVSTAIAFLIPLVTLSISYILIFAKVKKMTFKERTPAQRKGMRMIVLTVVNFLIAFVPYHIQRFVFIRQHDDMSKSESERQMLHLGNRITSALTCVSGVLDPVMYFFLARNYRETLLQLCGRNPKDEQSTT, encoded by the coding sequence ATGTTGAATCACTCCATGGAGGGGATTTACCTCAGCTCTCACTTAGAGAACATCCTGCTCACAACCTTCTACGCTGTCATCTTCGTCCTCTCAGTCCCGAGTAATGCCCTGGCACTTTGGGTGTTCTCCCACCGCAACATCAACAACACCCCTTCCAAAGAGTTTCTGAAGCACCTGGCTATAGCGGACATGTCCTATGTCTTGGTGCTCCCGATGCGAGTGATTTACCACATGTCAGAGAGCCACTGGCCTCTTGGTGAAGGGGCCTGTCGTGTGGTTGGTTTCCTGTTCTTCGTCAACCTCTACTGCAGCATGTACTTTATGACTTGTATCAGCGTAGACCGTCTGTTGGCTTGCACTGTGCCACACAAAACTCACAGCCTGAGAAAGACCAGGAATGCCAAAGTGGTATGTGCGGTGCTGTGGGTCATGGTGACTATTTCCATGTTACCTGTCCTGTTCTCTAAAAGGGAAGTGACTAGACAAGTGCAGAATAATGTGACAGTGTGTGAAAAGCTGTACATAGAGCAGTCCTCCAATCCCACCGGCGCGTTGGTGTCAACTGCCATTGCATTTTTGATACCTCTGGTCACCCTGAGCATTTCTTACATTCTTATATTTGCCAAAGTGAAAAAGATGACTTTTAAAGAAAGGACACCTGCTCAGCGTAAGGGAATGAGAATGATCGTTCTAACTGTGGTTAACTTCCTAATTGCATTTGTGCCCTATCATATTCAACGCTTCGTGTTTATCCGACAGCACGACGACATGTCAAAGTCAGAATCTGAAAGGCAAATGTTGCATTTAGGAAATCGCATCACTTCAGCTTTAACATGCGTAAGTGGAGTGTTGGATCCTGTCATGTACTTCTTTCTGGCTAGAAACTATCGAGAGACCCTTCTGCAGCTTTGTGGTAGAAACCCCAAAGATGAACAATCCACCACATGA